Genomic segment of Saccharomycodes ludwigii strain NBRC 1722 chromosome VI, whole genome shotgun sequence:
ATAAATCTAGTAAGAACGACGGCAACAATACTGATAAAGACAACAAAACTTTAGCTACTGCTAAGGATAGCACTGTTGAATTTTTAGAATTGAAAAGACAATATGAAGGGGGAAATGTAGATAATGGAGATGATGTATTACCTGAGTTATTATTACCCAATCAACACCCTCATAAAAATGCTAGTGTTGACAAAAGTGATatgaaaaatgatatttcaGCTTCCAATAACCCCCCCTTGATCCAAGAACTTGACAGTacagaaaaagatttaatgttaaaaaaaaactttcttgtaaaagaaaaacaacagaaacaaaaatCACAAGAAATCAGCCTTTTTAGATATTCTGTCAAAATGGGCAAGCCATCCAAGCCTACAGCTCcatataaattgaaaattgaaattacCACAAATATGCAAAACGTTACCTCATTGGATTTTACTGTGAATTATGCTGATTATACAAATACTGTGACTGTTAAAAACACAAACACGCATCGATACAAGGAAAAATCCTTGGATATTCCATTACCATCATTATACAAAAGCTCATCTGATTATGTCgataattttaaagttttttttttaaaaaaatcacaaaCATTATACATATTCATATGAATTACCAAGAACACCGTATATAAACGCATTTTAGATATTTTCTATCGTGAAttatatacacatatatgTAAGAGGAGGGGAAAACAAATAGACAAAATCATGACTATTAACACCAAACTGTAGAAATCACTTAGTGTGGAGGGAATGCTAAGTTTTCTCTGTGTGCCACATACTCAGTATCCACGTAGCCCAAAGCTTTTTCTATATCACTTGATTGCAAacctttaattttattcagTTCCTGGCTTGTATAATTAACTCTTGCTCTACCAACAATTTTAATCGGTTTAGTGTTATCCAACTCGCCCTTTGGGTTTCTAGTACCtagttttaataaaacacaTTCGGATTCATGAAAAGTACCTTCTACTGATAAAACCCCAGCTGGTAGTAATCCAGCTTTATTCTTCCTTGTTAAAGCATTGTAAGCACCTTGATCGATAATTAAAGCACCATTGGTAATTAAACCGTGTAGAATCCAAAATGTTCTGGATTTAACTTGATGTTGGTTATCTTGAGCCAAAAAGAGGGTATGCAGTGGAACTTCACCTTTTTCAATCTTTGTGATTTCCTGTGattctatatttttatcacgaaaattatctattttttgaaCATAACGGACAATTTTGTAGATGTTTGTTGGATCTTCACTCTTAGTGATGATGGTGTGTACACCAGCACATGTAGCTAGATCGGCGGCAATTAATTTAGTAGACATACCACCAGTACCAACATCGCTACCACTTCCACTAGAAACATCCACTCCGTTGATTTCATTCATATCTTTAACCAAAAAGACTGGTTTAGCGTCTTGATTAATTCGTGGATTATCGTTGTATAAACAGTCAACATCAGTTAATAGGAATAAATAGTCTGCACCACACATACCGGCGGTAATGGCTGATAAAGTATCATTATCTCCAAACTTAATTTCGCTGACACTTAAtgtatcattttcattgaTAATTGGAACAACATCCATATGTAGCAATTGCTCCATTGTATTTTGTGCGTTTTTGTACTGTGACCAATCAGCAATATCATTTCtggttaataatatttgtgCAATAGTTTGATCAAATTGTTGAAATAAGGAATCCCAACGACCGATCAATTTACTTTGTCCTATGGCAGCAATTGCCTGAACTTTTTGCAACTGTTTTGGACGCGAGCTTAAattcattgtttttaaacCAACAGCAATTCCGCCAGATGAAACTATAATAACTCTGTGGTTGAAATCACGTCTTAATTTTACTACTGTTTCCACAACTTTGGACATGATGGATAATTTTGGTTCCTTGGTAACTTCATCGACTAATGAAGATGAGCCCAATTTGATAACAATTGTTAATTGTTTGTGTGgtatttgtttattggtcattttttcttcttcttctgaATACTTTGTATggattatatatttttttttttttctttttcttccttctGTTTAGCAGGAAAACAgaatattagaaaaatataaactcAGTTGTACCAACTTACAGTATATGAAAGCTCATCTtccaataaattttatGAGAGCatgaaaagttttttcaGGCTACAAAATTTCatggaaaatattttaatttttggaaTCCGCAtttaaaaatcttttttagtttttttttttttttttttttttaatcccGAATGTCCGTAAATTAGCGAACAGCCCTTTTCGGAACacaatttaataataatctcaagaaaacaaaaacaaaaaaaattttttttttttttaacgttAGAATTcatcaattgaaaaaaaaaaaaaaacctttaTATAACAACATAAAAATGACAAGAATATTAAAGtgtagaaataaaaaaaaaaaacgccAACtagtatttataataacacataatattaatgaattCAATCAACTACATACTTGAACCGAGTGTAGTAAATCATTCAATATATGGTCATTTCACCTCTTTGGATTATAAAGAATTGTGCACAGTACAAACTAATGtattaaagttttataAGATCAACCATTCAGAAAGTGATGCTAAATCTCCAATCTTAACATTTACAAATGAATTTCCATTAGTGACGCCTAAGATTACACaaatttgtaaaatattaacagaTCGGAACATGGAAAACAGTAGTAACAGCAAGCTagacaaaataattttggttactaatgataaaatttcAATTGTAGAATATGATATATATGAACAAACATTGATCACTAAAAGCTTGCATTATTATGTGGAGAAATTTGCCACCAATTCCATAGATATTAATACTTCTAGATTAAGATTTAATTCATCAAACCAATCTTTGATATTATTCAAGTCTGATTGCTTGGCCAAGTTGGATATCTTTAGTGATGTCGTAGAGATAAAAGTAAACTCTGCTGATGAGAACAACGAAGTAGAAGAGGATGAAATAATgtatgatgatgatattgGAAACTCCAGGTCTTTGAAAAGACGAAAATTTGCTCCAagaagtttattttttaaaaccacTAGTATTTTACCagatttacaaaatatagTTGATCTCCAATTTTCCAAACTTAAGagtttaatttatatattatatgttccaaaatatttttcatggGCAGGTGCTCCTAAGCAAAATACTATGAAATTTATTTGCCTATCGACTAATGATAGCaatagtagtagtggtaACAACAATACTGAAGACGGCGTAAACAATGGCAAAGTATCTTCCCTACTCTCTTCTATGAATGCCACATTAACATCGCCATCATCAACCACTGTTATTGGAGAATTAACCTCTTTACCCAATGATATTCATACAATTATACCATATAAAAAGGGGTCTTTTTTACTGGGAGTCAATCATATTTTGTACATAGATGAAAACTTCACTTTGCAAGTATGTATAAGGTTTAATGAATATTCAgagaaaaatttgaaaagttGCAAAAGGTATATAGATTACTCCTACTTAAAACTAGAATTACAGTACCCTACGGCCTGGTGCTGGTTGAATGATACTGTGTTGGTTTTTAactctttttcatttattttgaaatttgaaGGTagattattaattaatgcTACAGTACAGAAATTAATTAAGAATGAAAACATTTATAAAGAGAATATTCTGTCTATCACTAAGTGCgaagattatttatttttttcatatcaAAATGGCAGCTGTTCTATGATAGAAATCACTTCaagacaacaacaacaacaacaacaacaacaacgggAAGAAGAGGCCAGTTCAAATGGTGGAAACAACGGAGACAATGATGCAACCATTAAAAACACTGctgttgatgatgatgaagattaTGGTGATTTATTGtctgaagatgaagatgaatatgaaaaagCTAATAATATGCTatttgatgaagaagaagatttgTATGGTAACAACAGGGACAATACAACTagctttattattaatttttatgaCAACATTTTACCTAATTTGGGGCCGATATCTTCGTTGACGTTTGGCAAGACAACTTCTCTACAACGTAAGCTAAAGGGATTAGTCAATCCAAACAAAAACGAACAGTCTATATTAGCTGTTGGTGGCTCTAACGGTAGTATTATTGAAATCCAACCAAGCGTCCAGCCAATTGTGGAGAAAGCCTTCAAGTTTACAGATGTTACAAGAATTTGGAACgttaaagataaatatcTAATTACAACGgattcaaataaaattaaaagcgatatttttcttattgaAAAGAACTATGCCCCTTTTAGAGCAGTCGACTTTAAAAAGTACTCTATAACTTTGGACATGGCATGTATTGAATCCAGAATAGTACAGCTAACAAATAAgggtatttttatttttgatgaCAATTTCAAAAGACTATTCACATTGTTTTTTGAAGCTGAGGTTGTTCACGTTTCTGTGGAGGATTTATACATTTTAACAACCAACGTCAAGGGTGAAATTGAGATTTATGAATTTGAAAAcgataaattaaatactATTCAGCTACCGGAACAATTGAatgaattaattttaacaacAGGTGAAATACTAAAGACAAACATGTGTAATGAGTTTATTGCTGCAGAAAGTGAGGAAGATCAATTGCTATTTACCTTTGTTACCGCTGataatcaaataatttttttctcaaaGAATCATAATGgtaaaatatatcaattgTGTGGTGTTGATACCTTAAgttcaaaattatttattagcACTTATCAATTCCCAGAGGAAATAGTGCCAGATCCCTTCATTAAACAGGTCATGGTAAATAAATTGggcaacaacaatatctATAATAACGATGTGTATCTAACCATTTTGACCTTTGGTGGTGAAATTTATCAGTACAGGAAAGATTTGAAAACACCTtccaaattttataaatgcACCCAATCGTCGCTTACTGGTGGACCTGCCAATGTTTACCCAGAAGGCATGAACGGTATTGAACGTGTTTTATATTACATTCCCAACTACACTGGGTATTCGgttatttttgtatctGGATTGAGACcgtatattataattaaagAACACAATGCTTCTCCCAAAATCTATCAGTTTGCGAACATTCCCTTAATGTCTTTAACAAGTTGGAAATCGAATACTATTATGTGTGTTGATGATGTTAGATGTGCACGTATCCTAAAATTAGATTTGCTTGGCGTTTATTATGGCTATAAATTACCAGTAAAAGTGAATACTTTTGCTTCACACCAtaactttaataatataacttATTTTGATAGTTTGGGCAAAATTATAGTTTCATATTTTACAGAGGTTGATTATATACCGAAAAATGCAATTGGTGAAACGTTAATCACTGCACCAGGGAAGAATTTGCTTTCTAAAACATACACTGGTGGTCTTTTAGTGGTAGATCCTATTAGTATGAACATTTTGGACACTAAGGATTGTGATCACATGATTACTTCATTGGAAACCATGTATATTAAGATTTCATCGTCTTTCACGACAAAAGAGTACATTGTTGTTCTCCAAAGTTTTTTGCGGGACGAGGATATTATGGGTCTAGGGTACTTACAAGTTTATGATTTCGTTGACAACAAACTACAATTATTGTACTCAGATGAGGAAGTTCGCGGTGTCATAAATTCCAGTTGTGAAGTTGATGGTaggatattattaaaccaAAGTTCTAAGATGTTTGTGAGGAATGTTTCCAAGAATTTAATTACTAAGAAAATGTTAATGGAACCGGTTGCTTTCTTGGATTCCCAATCCACAGTTGTTGATGCAAAATCATTTGGTAATTATGTTTTGTTATCTGATGTTCAAAATGGGATTCAACTATATGCTTTTGAATCTGAACCATATAGATTTATTCCTTTGGGCAGATCatacattaaaaatttgaatcCGATAACATGTGACATTTTACCGAACACGGGCGATTTTTTTACGATATGTTCCACCAAAGATGGAAATTTGCATTGCTTTAAATATGGACCAGATGACCCAAGCTCGTTTTCGGGAACCAAATTGGTTTATTTGTCAAAATTCAGTATTGGGACTACTACTACTTGTATGCGTACCATACCTAAGGGTAACACGTTTGGAGACGAACAGGAATACATGACACTTTGTGGATGCACTGATGGGTCAATCTATAATGTGGTGCCTTTGCAAGAATCATCTTACCGAAGACTGTATGTAATTCAGCAACAAATTATTGACAAAATGGTACAGTTTGGTGGATTGAATCACAAATTTGAAAGGTTTTATAGTAATCAAGTTAATGATAAAAGGCCATTTATTGATTTGGATTTAATAAAGAGAAATTTTACTAATCAATCTATTGATTCAAGAGACAAAATTTCTATTAGGCTAGGTAGGAGTGCAAGTGTTGAAGTATGGAGAGATATTTTAGAAGTTGAATTTTCTACACGTATAatgaattgaaaataaagtaaatgcccttatttttatgtaaaTTAATAGgaacattttattattattttaaataacacTGTCATtaatttgtaatatttttttgaattttcaaCCAATTAAATGGCcatatttatcttttcctgaaaaacaaaaattaaaataactttttgtattttatcttATCCGAAAATTTCGGCACAGATTATTtgacatattttttttttttttttttttttttttttgaaatgatttcttttatattaccaaaataataataatgataacaatgataataataataataataataataatagtaataatagctAGCGATTTTATTAGTTTAAGactttctttatttatcacttggtaaatattttaatttttaaataatagaaggaagttaaataaaaatatatatatatgtatctTTCTGTCTTTCTATCtatcaatatatatatataagcaAGATGAAATCTCTTATAAGAATTAGCAAACGGTTATATTGCTCCAACAACAATGGTAAGTTAACCGCTAATCAAGTTATCTCCACTTGTAAAGGAACACATGCTGGTCCATTTGTAGAGTTACCAATAATCGATTATTTATCAGAGCGTTCGTCagctattattaaattaccAGCTTCATGTAGATTTTATACAAAATTGGGCAATATTACTGCAATTACTGGTGAAagtggaaataaaaaacagcCAAGTTTTGAAGCAAATgatttgataatatttgaaaaaatgacaaaagaaaataaaattccTGGAGTTAATCGTACCTTTTATAAGTTACAGACTGGAGGAAACAGTGCAAATGTTATTCTAAGTACACCTTCAAGTACCAATAttatatcaataaaattagaaaatgataaaacaTGGAGTGTTTTAAATGCTGCTGAAAACGTGTATGGTTATAGTGATAtgattaatattaattaccCAAAAGGAACTTATGAATCACTACAGATTCGAAATAAACCAAGTGTCATTTATGGGtttggtgttttttttctattaggtaacaattttaaaattttggagTTATCAGCATCAAGTGAAGTCTTAGTTAATCCATCGAAATTAATTgcatttgaaaataatactggATTAAAATTTACCACTGAGAATTTAAGGCCTGAACCTAATTTAATCCGTGAATTGATGAACAAAAACCCAAAATTAGCATCTAGCATTGAAAATATtccattttataaaattaaaggtCCAGGTAGAATAATTGTCCAAGGGTGATTAACACtcattaatatatattgaaattagttttttttttttttttttttttaaatgaataaattaCAGTCAGAGTATTCTTTAACTTATTTTATCACATAATAtatacaacaaaaatacttgtattggaaaaaaaaaaaatatatatatatatatatatatatatatatattattattattattttatatatatgcacCTACAGCGTAACCCACAAAAGCACCTAAATACCCACCAATCACCAAGGGAATGGGCCAGTTTTGCCATTCTCTATCCCAGTCCAAAGGAATTACAAAACAACTTAACCAACATCCAAATGCAATTGcaacaaaatatttcttaaaTATACCGACTTTAAAATCACAATTAAAAACGGAATATATAGCTGGATAGCTTAACAAACAACAATGTAAACTTAGTAAAAatgtttgttttaaatatgaCAGGGATAATAAAGGAGCACCAgccaaaataaatataatagtGGCGACACAACTTAGCAATGGAACAGCAAAAACCAACGAGACAATGACTAAAGCCCAATTtggttttaatatttttttaccagCAAAAATAGTATTTTTCCTGAATTggaaaagtaaataaaaaacctGAGTTGGAATTGTTAAATAGAATagtgtatatatatcataTGTTTTCATATAGTAGTATACTAGCGGTATTAAATGGAACGGGACAGTTGATATCGATTTACGCACTACAACTGGATAATGTGAACCGTCTGGTCTTTTCTCTATTGAAGATGAAGTTGATTTATTACGTCCATTATGGGATCCATTGGTTACTGGTGTGATAACTGTGTCATAATCTGAAAATGTTACagattttttaactttacgTTTTTTAGCATTGCTGGCATTAGTCGCGGAGATATTGGAACTGTTTGTGTTTTGTACTGAAGACATTTGTTATTGCTTTGTTTAATAACAGCcgtaataatttatatacaactttattattattattattacatttgattattttacGTAAAAGACAATTCAATTAATTGAATTATAGTGGatttaaatttgataaatgaaaagttatataaaaaacaaaataaaaaacaaaaaacaggaaaaaaaaaaaaatgaaattgtatttttcactttcacgttttttcgttttttttcgtttttttttttttttttaaaagtctCGGCAACAAGAACGGAATTTCGGATACCGAATAAATCAATAGCACTCGGTATTGGTATGAACGGCGCTATGTccaaatacaaaaaaaaaatgtcaatGTAAAGCTTAATATATTCTCTTTTCATTATGTTTCAAAAATACCACAAATATAGCTATATCATAAAGGACCTTCAATGAACCAGCAATGACAAACGCAATCCATTGACTTTTGTGTAAAGACAAAACACCTGTTATGGAAGGACCAATGGTGCCTGCTATAGTCTTAACCAACTGGATCCAACTTAAAACTAAAGTACGTTCACTGggtttaataatagtagcCAAAAACACTTTCTTAGGTGTATTGTCCATGTTTTGAGTCAGCGCTCTAGCAACGAATAAAATCACCGTTAATGTCCATGAAGAAGGTAGTGgcaataatatcaataagaTACTACTTGGCAAATGTGTGAAAACCATCGTTTTAATTGGACCTATCCTTTTAACTAGTGACGTGGTCATTAATCCGGTTACAGAGCTTGCTAAATTagcaccaaaaaaaatgtttcctAATTTTTGACTTGGAACAGCAAATttgttgttaaaaaaaaatgaaatccAAGATTTCCCTGCTAGTGAACTAGCTAATGAGTCCAATCCAAAAAGTAATGATAAATTTATCACTAGCATCAGAACGTGGAAGGGTAACTGCGGTAATagtttttgtaaaaatgaTTGATTTTCCGGCAGGATATTATTTTGCTCACCGttaatattagtagtaAGTACATTTTCAGGATGTAATATAGGAGTGTTTTCGTCCAATAACATAGCTTCTGCGTCGGTGATATCTTCGACGACAACACGTTCAATTTCTACTGCATCAGTTAGAAACAAACATGAAATTGCCATTAAGCAACCAATCGCGCTAtacattaaataaataaatctataTGCATCAATTTTAGCATAATCATAAACATTTGTTAGCAATTTGATTAAATAACCGGTAGTTACAAAACCTAATGCAGAGGCTAGACTGGAAAAAACAGAGTACCAGGAATAAATATCAGATCTTTCATTATGAGAAGTGACTAATTGTGCAATTCCACTAGCTTCCACAGAAAGATAACACCCAACTTCCTTCCCAGTGGGAGTGATGGTGCCTAAAAAACttactattaataaagctttataattatttttattagtacAAAACGTCCAATACAATCCGGTAAACGACATAATTATTGAAGACACAAATAATGTCAATCTTCGACCTAGAATTTTGTCTGCAAACATGGATATTATAAATGTAGTGGTCAAATCACCAACTAGGGTTACAGTAAACAATAAACCGATCATTGATTCATCGTAACCTATTGATTTTAGAAAGATGGCGTTAATTAACGCCACTGAACTGAATGAAAAAAGTCTTAGGGACTttagtagtattattagatGAACATTTCGAGATGCGTTCAATACCGTATGCAAACCAAATTCATGAtacaaattattgaaaatagccatttattaatttatttgggGGAGGGGAAGAGGGCTATACTATATTATAGCGTAATAAAACCTTAATTTGCTAGTTGCCTTTTTAATagagtaaaaaaaaaaaaaaaaaagggagaaTAACAGAAGTAAGATGAAGTACCTTCAATAATGAATAAAACTTCGTAATTTGTTTGTCTgattattacaaaatattttttttttttttttttcctttatttttttttctttatttttttctttttattatcagcAAGCTTTGCAATGGTAAGCCATTTGCCAAGGCTGTTTATCTACCCGTGATAACGGTTTGAATGTGCGATGTTACCCGGATTATGTTTTTTgctattttgtttttgataCAAATTTTAACCATTTACAATccctttgaaaaatttatcagtgttttttttttttttttataatgcATTGGCGTGCACGTGCTGTGTTTATAAGTCGAGAACATATGgttaataaaagtataatTACCATCGTAACTAAAACTCAAGATTATGCTTGATAATACTAAACCTGGTTAAGCAAGTGatttcttgttttatttaggGTTTTAATGTAACGACGGaaatatatcaatattattgtaaaaaataGCTTCAGGCTGcaaatcaataaataacGAATATGTATAAATTGTAAGAAGGAGACTGTTATGAAGTAGAATTGTGTGTGTCACGTTTTATACGAGATGCAAGTACTTCCGAGAATACGGAGAAGACCGAACATACGGAGATCGCCGCAAGAAGGAAAATATGCCCAGCGGACAACGAAGAAAcattagaaaaagttaatacaaacataaggaaaaaggtgaaaataaatcatatataaagaggtgatttatttagaaaGTTGATTATGAAATAGATGAGTtatatagttttattagttaaaaatatataaaagatcaAGCAACAAACTATTACATCTGCCTTGATATAAATAGTAAAGTATCAAATCTGTTTACTAACCCTGCCCCTCTCAGTATATCCTCTCTGCGACATAACAGGAGACATAGGTCGCCATTCTAGTATAGTGGTTAGTACACATCGTTGTGGCCGATGAAACCCAAGTTCGATTCTTGGGAATGGCAcatattgttttatttttgatactttagaaaactttttttttttttaaacccTTATTATGGAACGACGAcagaataatatatatatcatattattaaaaactttttttttttttttttttttcccttttaaATACTATCTACTTAAACatattacatatataaGGAAAGTTTGATTCGTCTATAGtcaattcttcttctttacTAGGGTCAAACCGTTCATCATTTATTATGGTATTACTCAATTCATCAAGTTTTTCTAAAACTTTCTTGCTAAACTGTCTCGATACGGGTTTCTTTTTAACATCTTCATCAGTAATATCAGACTtcttctcttcttcttctccctTTTTGGTGTttgacaaaaataattttaacaaCGTCGAAACTTCATTAATGAATGGGGTTTTAACTTTCAGGTTGGAAGTCAAATCGttaagtaaaaataatattttacatAATAGAATTCTTAGTTTAATGGGATTATATTCATACAGGGTAAATATCGCGCAACAAGCAGCGGATAATATATTGAAACAAATTCCGCTATAGAACAATTGGTACGAGGCCAATTCTAGTCTAGATAAGTTTTTGAAAACGACGACAACTGCTTGTAATACAGTTTGAAAAAAGTCCTGATATAGTTGATCATTCTGGGTCCttattctttcttcttcctctgaACTATTTTGCTGTTGGGATTGTAAagcattaaaaatataataagtTTTCATATACACCATCATATTATGATATAATAACTCGGAAATTGTTTTGTCTAATACTTTATGTACTTCTGCTGGTGCAATGAAACGGTTGTTGTCTGTATCGTTATTTCTGCCAGTACTAATACCGTTAAGAACATTATTAGCAATTTTGTCGGTGCCATTGTTGTCGT
This window contains:
- the PIH1 gene encoding Pih1p (similar to Saccharomyces cerevisiae YHR034C | PIH1 | Protein Interacting with Hsp90) translates to MSFHLEKSDEIKSIKFTPSKYLVVKSKLISNDQKIFINIVHHDKYPFPPDIKFDPSIVYPLIINNQWEIPIITTSYVESTDKKGHPCLVWDCCINSECEKWCAANDQLKDILIEWCIESCELRSSLEIDRDDLKFPKLKYKGDIVREIELLEEDIVNIDKSSKNDGNNTDKDNKTLATAKDSTVEFLELKRQYEGGNVDNGDDVLPELLLPNQHPHKNASVDKSDMKNDISASNNPPLIQELDSTEKDLMLKKNFLVKEKQQKQKSQEISLFRYSVKMGKPSKPTAPYKLKIEITTNMQNVTSLDFTVNYADYTNTVTVKNTNTHRYKEKSLDIPLPSLYKSSSDYVDNFKVFFLKKSQTLYIFI
- the PRO1 gene encoding glutamate 5-kinase (similar to Saccharomyces cerevisiae YDR300C | PRO1 | PROline requiring (paralog of YHR033W | putative protein of unknown function)): MTNKQIPHKQLTIVIKLGSSSLVDEVTKEPKLSIMSKVVETVVKLRRDFNHRVIIVSSGGIAVGLKTMNLSSRPKQLQKVQAIAAIGQSKLIGRWDSLFQQFDQTIAQILLTRNDIADWSQYKNAQNTMEQLLHMDVVPIINENDTLSVSEIKFGDNDTLSAITAGMCGADYLFLLTDVDCLYNDNPRINQDAKPVFLVKDMNEINGVDVSSGSGSDVGTGGMSTKLIAADLATCAGVHTIITKSEDPTNIYKIVRYVQKIDNFRDKNIESQEITKIEKGEVPLHTLFLAQDNQHQVKSRTFWILHGLITNGALIIDQGAYNALTRKNKAGLLPAGVLSVEGTFHESECVLLKLGTRNPKGELDNTKPIKIVGRARVNYTSQELNKIKGLQSSDIEKALGYVDTEYVAHRENLAFPPH
- the CFT1 gene encoding cleavage/polyadenylation factor CFT1 (similar to Saccharomyces cerevisiae YDR301W | CFT1 | Cleavage Factor Two), whose product is MNSINYILEPSVVNHSIYGHFTSLDYKELCTVQTNVLKFYKINHSESDAKSPILTFTNEFPLVTPKITQICKILTDRNMENSSNSKLDKIILVTNDKISIVEYDIYEQTLITKSLHYYVEKFATNSIDINTSRLRFNSSNQSLILFKSDCLAKLDIFSDVVEIKVNSADENNEVEEDEIMYDDDIGNSRSLKRRKFAPRSLFFKTTSILPDLQNIVDLQFSKLKSLIYILYVPKYFSWAGAPKQNTMKFICLSTNDSNSSSGNNNTEDGVNNGKVSSLLSSMNATLTSPSSTTVIGELTSLPNDIHTIIPYKKGSFLLGVNHILYIDENFTLQVCIRFNEYSEKNLKSCKRYIDYSYLKLELQYPTAWCWLNDTVLVFNSFSFILKFEGRLLINATVQKLIKNENIYKENILSITKCEDYLFFSYQNGSCSMIEITSRQQQQQQQQQREEEASSNGGNNGDNDATIKNTAVDDDEDYGDLLSEDEDEYEKANNMLFDEEEDLYGNNRDNTTSFIINFYDNILPNLGPISSLTFGKTTSLQRKLKGLVNPNKNEQSILAVGGSNGSIIEIQPSVQPIVEKAFKFTDVTRIWNVKDKYLITTDSNKIKSDIFLIEKNYAPFRAVDFKKYSITLDMACIESRIVQLTNKGIFIFDDNFKRLFTLFFEAEVVHVSVEDLYILTTNVKGEIEIYEFENDKLNTIQLPEQLNELILTTGEILKTNMCNEFIAAESEEDQLLFTFVTADNQIIFFSKNHNGKIYQLCGVDTLSSKLFISTYQFPEEIVPDPFIKQVMVNKLGNNNIYNNDVYLTILTFGGEIYQYRKDLKTPSKFYKCTQSSLTGGPANVYPEGMNGIERVLYYIPNYTGYSVIFVSGLRPYIIIKEHNASPKIYQFANIPLMSLTSWKSNTIMCVDDVRCARILKLDLLGVYYGYKLPVKVNTFASHHNFNNITYFDSLGKIIVSYFTEVDYIPKNAIGETLITAPGKNLLSKTYTGGLLVVDPISMNILDTKDCDHMITSLETMYIKISSSFTTKEYIVVLQSFLRDEDIMGLGYLQVYDFVDNKLQLLYSDEEVRGVINSSCEVDGRILLNQSSKMFVRNVSKNLITKKMLMEPVAFLDSQSTVVDAKSFGNYVLLSDVQNGIQLYAFESEPYRFIPLGRSYIKNLNPITCDILPNTGDFFTICSTKDGNLHCFKYGPDDPSSFSGTKLVYLSKFSIGTTTTCMRTIPKGNTFGDEQEYMTLCGCTDGSIYNVVPLQESSYRRLYVIQQQIIDKMVQFGGLNHKFERFYSNQVNDKRPFIDLDLIKRNFTNQSIDSRDKISIRLGRSASVEVWRDILEVEFSTRIMN
- the GPI11 gene encoding mannose-ethanolamine phosphotransferase GPI11 (similar to Saccharomyces cerevisiae YDR302W | GPI11 | GlycosylPhosphatidylInositol anchor biosynthesis), which codes for MSSVQNTNSSNISATNASNAKKRKVKKSVTFSDYDTVITPVTNGSHNGRNKSTSSSIEKRPDGSHYPVVVRKSISTVPFHLIPLVYYYMKTYDIYTLFYLTIPTQVFYLLFQFRKNTIFAGKKILKPNWALVIVSLVFAVPLLSCVATIIFILAGAPLLSLSYLKQTFLLSLHCCLLSYPAIYSVFNCDFKVGIFKKYFVAIAFGCWLSCFVIPLDWDREWQNWPIPLVIGGYLGAFVGYAVGAYI